One window of the Triticum dicoccoides isolate Atlit2015 ecotype Zavitan chromosome 3B, WEW_v2.0, whole genome shotgun sequence genome contains the following:
- the LOC119274435 gene encoding uncharacterized protein LOC119274435: MARRLLAGHLLPRLRLGARCPAPHPSPAPAATRRLARGPAPSPPLWAPQGSRFFADDRSHYDLFGKRRPGDEEFRKAWQENVDEEDCLWTASEDEDEEKENDTKMEREIKKVKKQAKENANLIDGDDSDELRSICPESDEDDMTLWSGSEEDDDNDIPTEPHPNERSDSYIDKVFEFDETPKYCTISELLKAEKEPPELSPGKQARKLAVENALKKLKKGPDGRYINVFDVVTDIDILIGAFENIVSGPEYAELREGGPKKLNIQFFKDIQARMRDPNFKFSPELKLKPKSKLVPKKKWQKAQSRKRKNDKR, from the exons ATggctcgccgcctcctcgccggccacctcctcccgcgCCTCCGCCTCGGCGCGCGCTGCCCGGCGCCCCATCCCTCGCCGGCCCCCGCCGCCACGCGCCGCCTGGCCCGCGGCCCCGCCCCGTCTCCCCCGCTCTGGGCTCCCCAAG GATCACGGTTCTTTGCTGATGATCGCTCACACTATGATCTGTTTGGTAAAAGAAGGCCAGGTGACGAAGAGTTCAGGAAAGCTTGGCAGGAGAATGTTGACGAGGAGGACTGCCTATGGACTGCCagtgaggacgaggatgaagaGAAGGAGAATGATACAAAAATGGAGAGGGAAATCAAAAAAGTGAAGAAGCAAGCCAAGGAGAATGCAAACCTCATTGATGGTGATGACAGTGATGAGTTAAGAAGCATATGTCCTGAGAGCGATGAAGACGATATGACTCTCTGGAGTGGCAGTGAGGAGGACGATGACAATGATATCCCTACCGAGCCACATCCCAATGAACGCAGTGATTCATATATAGATAAGGTGTTTGAATTTGATGAGACGCCTAAATATTGCACAATCTCTGAGCTGTTAAAAGCCGAGAAGGAACCACCAGAGCTCTCTCCAGGAAAGCAAGCAAGAAAACTTGCTGTCGAAAATGCTCTCAAGAAATTGAAAAAAGGACCTGATGGACGCTACATTAACGTATTTGATGTTGTCACTGATATAGATATCCTGATTGGAGCATTTGAGAACATTGTTTCAGGACCAGAGTATGCAGAGCTGCGGGAGGGTGGACCAAAGAAGCTCAATATCCAGTTCTTCAAGGATATACAAGCACGCATGAGAGATCCAAATTTCAAATTTTCTCCAGAGTTAAAGTTGAAGCCTAAGAGTAAATTAGTGCCTAAGAAGAAATGGCAGAAAGCACAATCGAGAAAGAGGAAAAATGACAAACGTTGA